TCCAGCACCGAGTTCCACCCGCAGTGCGTCATGAACCATCCCACCGCGGCGTGGCGCAGCGTCGCCACCTGCGGCGCCCACCCGCGCACCACCAGCCCGCGCCGTgctgccgccgcgcgcgcctcgAAGCCTTCAGGGACGCCGCCGCTGTTCCCGGCGCTCACAACCCAGACGAACGGCACCGCGCTGCGCTCCAGGGCCTCGGCCAGTGCCGCCCCCACTGCTGGTGTCAGCAGTGCCTGGCTCCCGAAGCAGACGTACACGACCGAGCCCTCCGGGAAGGCGTCGAGCCACGCGCTGAGATTGGCGGCCGCGACGGCCGCCTCCCCGCCGCGCGTGCCGGCGGGGTCCGTCTCCGGAGCCACAGGGCCCACCGCGAAGATGGGCTTGAACCCCATGTCTTCTAGAGGCGCGTCCAGGTACCTCCCCTCGAGCGCCCGGAGCGTGTTCGACACGAACACCCAGCTCTCCTGCAGGTTCCAGAGGAAGTTCTGCCTCACCGACTCGCGGACCTTATCCTCGATTCCGCATTCCAAGAACCACTTGTACATCATGGAAATCTCTCTCCACTGGAACGCCGGCTCGCCGGGAATCGCGGGGAACGTGACGTTAAACTCGTCGCCGCACCCCGCAGGTCGCCTCACGAGGCGGCGGAAGAGCGAGTGAGGGAAGGCGGTGCCCAGGACGCCGGACGGCGTGAACACGACCCCCGCGGCGCCGAGCTCGCGAGCGAGCGGCTGCGCCCATCCGCAGAAGAAATCGGCGATGACGGCGACGACGGGGTCGGGCTGCGACCTGGCCCAGGCGAGGATCGGCTCGCGGAGCGAGGCGAGCGCGTGCATGAAGATGGGGAAGGCCTCCGGGGCGCAGCCTTTGGTGTTCTCGAGGCCCGGGGGCAGGGAAGGGTGGGAAGGGAACGGGAGGGTGAgcgggcggacggcggcgggttgagcggcgaggagaggggagaggagcGGGAGGTTGGCGGGCGTGGTGACGACGGTGAGGCGCAGGCCGCgcgcggcgaggagggcggcgAAGTCGAGGAGCGGCCGCGCGTGGCCCTGCGCGGGGAACGGGATGACGAGCACATGCGGCGCGGGGGTAGGTGCGGCTGCCGCCTCCATGGGCGCTGAGAGCGGTGGTGCCGGTTGGCCTCTGCCCTCTGGGCGCTGGCGAAGCCTTTAGCCTTGGAAATGCGAGCGATGTGGTGGACCGAGTTGACTCGTCATCCACTTGGAACGGCAGTTGGATCGAGATTACTGACTGTCCGGCCCGAATGGAAGATGGGCCGAAGTAGGATCCGTGGACAAATCGGGCCCACTTGAAACGTGTCATCCTGCTCATCTCCAACTACCGGCGTCCTccggtcgccgtcgccgtcctggCCTGCGGCTGCTTCGCGCTCGCCCCTCGACCGCGCTGAGCGAACGGCATGGAGCTGAGCAGAGGCATTGTCTCAGCTCCACTACCGCAGCCAGCGCTGCGGACGGCGCCCGCCCCCCGCCTCGGTCGCCGGCATCCCTTCGGAGCCTTCTCACCGCCGCTACCGCTTTCTCACGTGGTGGGTGTTTCCGTTCCATTTGCTTGGTCCGCGTTAACTCCGGGCACAAATTGCGGTGATGGGTTCAGCGACTCGGTTCTCCTTCGTCTTCTGCAGCGAGAGCAGGGGTGCTTCATCAGCAGGGCGCTGCGCCCGCCACAGGAGTGGGTGGAGGGCTGGGTCCGGAGCAACGACACGCTCGTCCGCGGCCTGCCCATCCTCGTCGGCGGCGCCTCCCTCGTCGCTGTCCTCCTCAACCGTGCCGTTTCCGGAAttgccgccgtcgccgacgcCTCCAGGTCTGCCCGCATCTGCATAGCCATGAAATCGCTTGTTGCCTCGCTTGTACACTAATCGTTTGTTCCATATCCTATAATCTTAGTTCGCAGTCGAGGGCCGACATTTTAACCCTTGCTCTCTCCGTAACTGACATTCTTGCCGGCCTCGTTTGGCTGTCCATCCGTCCCAAATCCATTTCTCCGGTCAGAATTAAGATTTTGTACCACACATTCCCTATTGGCTGAATCCCGTGTTCTAATTTTGTTGAGTGATTTCTCAATTCTAAATTTGATTATAGGTGGTTCCTCGAGGTGTCGAATGCAAACGAGTTGGTCCTGGTGTGTCAAGTTATGCTCTTCACGAACTACTTTGGTAACTACTCTGCTGATACACATAATTTCTTCCTATTTTACCATTAAAAAGCAACGATGGTTCACTAGGGTAGTAACTCTTAAAATCTCACCTAATACCCCCATGTGCTAATAATAGTCGTCTGCCGTTCAAGTTTGGACTCTGAATAATTGCATGCACCTTTTAGTGAAAGCAATGTTTTGGGTGATTGATAATTGTGTGGTACTCAGCCTGAGATTACAGCTTCAGTTATAAAGTTATACTAATTGAAATATATTGGAGATTACTACATCTGTGCTGGTTACCATTAATTAGTACTCACCGACTTGCATAAATCCACGACTTATATATGCAGTTATACAAAGGGTTTGTGTTGTGAAGTTAGCTATTacttttttcttacaaataggacATGGGATTCCCTCACTACTGCAACTTGTTGCAAATCATTGGTTGTTGTGTATGGAGGTAATTGCATTCTTCAAATCGGTGTTGCTGCGGGATCTCCAGAAGATGGTAATGCTATTACTGTGGATACACAAAAGTTCATCCAGGGCTCTCTTTACAAAAGTGCAATGGAATCCAAGAAACGTGAGTATCTCTTGTTTTACTTGGAAGGTTTTCCATTTGTTTTCAGAAATTTCACGGCAATCTTCTGGCAGAATCTTATCTGGCAAATCTTGCTCTGTATCCTGGAAGGTCTGAGTTGCCCTTCTTGCCTGCTAACACACAGGTGCTGATTCACTTTAGTCTAGAAATGATGTTACATAGAAGCATATATTCAAGCAATTGATACTCGCTCTATCATAATAGTTGGTTCTTATTATCCAGACGAAAACAAAAGCTGAATGCACAATGTATTAATTTATGGATTGGAGTGTATAAAAAGCCTTCTTTTCATGTCCAGAAGCTGGATCCAAAATTCAGATGGAGGGGTTAACACATTTTTCTGTTCTATAGGCACTAATATTACAACCAGTTGGTGATAAAGGAATTGCAATTGTTGGTGGTGACACTATAAGAGGGTTCACTAGTATTGATCAGGTACGTCATTTTTTTTTATTGTGATATCAGCCTTCAGGATTTCTGTGTGAAATACTCtagttcctttttttttcctgcaACAAACCCCCTCCAGTATTGTTTGCAGCAGTGTACTCTGAAGTCTGAAACAATGACTGTTCTGCTTTGTTTTTTGCGAGAATTGGGAACTGTGCTAGCTGTAGACTGCATTCTTGTAAAAGTTCAGCCTGCCATTGGAGAGTGATCCATCATCCACTTGTCCTCACTTGCAGGCATGGATCGCAATGATCGCAGACAAGTTGGATGCCACATTGTCGAAGTCTTATAACTCTTAAGAACTGGGCTGCTTATTGGATGTTTGGTTCACCATCGCCTGCCTCCTGCAAGTGAGGACATCGTCCTTTTGCGACCTTGTCTGACGTGATAATTCATCGAGCATACATGTGGACGGCTGGACGCTGAACCAGGGCCTCTATAGTCAAAGTTCCAAATTGGCCATCTAGTTTAGCATGGCTCGGTCACAACACCAGGTAGGCAGGGACTGCTTTCTAAAGAGCTGATGGCTAGCTCAAGCTTTAATGTCTGACAAGACATAGACACATAGGCAATGGTTTTACATGTGTTTGCATTCATTCCGCTTGAGTTCATGCAACGAAATGCAATATGGATCTGTGTTGTTACGATGTACTCACAGCAGCATACTAAATAGAGCTCGGTAGTGAAGATGAGAAGCGGGGGAGGAACAGACGAAAGCAGAAAGAGCGTCGGCGTCAGCTGGCGAGAGTGAACATTGTGATCCAACTCCAAAGTAAACACGATGCTTTTCCATAAGACTGAAACGCTAGGTTACTGAGAGCATACAGAATTACAGATAAAATTTACTAACGACAAGCATACTTTGGCAAGCCACATGCTCAACTACGTCAGTCTAATTGAAGAATCAAATGCCCCCCTAAGCAACCAGACAAACCGATACTATTTCTCTCGTGCACCCTTCTCCAAAATTGGTTTCGCCAACCTCCGACCAAACTGTTCCCTCCATACACCTCACGATCTTTCAGCATCAATCTGTAACCAGAAGATCTCAGCATCTGGCACGGAATTCTTCATTCAATCACCGACACCTTTGCCTAGTTCACGTGCTTCTTACTCTTTCGTTTCTTCTTTTGCTGATCCCCATCGGCTTGTTCTTTCTTTGGTTCCGCATCCTCAGTAGGCTGTGGTCTCTTCTTTGGAAATTCGAACTGGTTTGGCTGGCAACCATATACCATCTTCCGGACGTAGAAACTCACCACATCTCCATTGTCGCGCTTCATCAGCACATACTTTTGAAGCCGCCCACCGGAGTCCTGCAGGTTTCCAGTCAAGTAAAAGGAAGCAGATGGTTAATTGCCTAACGATGATATTAGATGGCAAGCGAAAACCAACGAACAGGTGGTATGCTCCTCATCCATTCTAATTTGGAATTGAAATGATTGAGTTGTCAAACTCTTATTTGTACCTTGGTCATTTGGCCATCCAGTGCTTCAAAAGCCTTCTCTACCTCATCTATCTCATTGAACGAAATACATGTCGAATAAAATTCACCTCGAATCCTTGAATCAATCTGGAAAGAAAAGGTGTTAGTAAATAATGCATGGGTACATGGTTGGTGAACAAATAACAACACTTTTATATAACCTTGTCATCAATACTGGGGTTCCCAGAGAAAACTTTGCACAGCTCTTGGCAAGGCAGGTGCATTGGTATTCTATGAGCAAGTAACTTCAATGCATCAGATTCAGTTACCTATGAAATCATCACAAAGAAGTCAGGTGGCATCACCAATAGTAATGGTGAGCTTTAAGAATTTCTTCTTATTATTGGCGCTTACGCTGCTTGCAGCAACTTCAATGGGATCATTAAATCCATGCTTAAGCTTTGCAAGAACTAGATTCATTGCAGCTTCTGCATCCTTTAAGCAATTATGTGGTTCCCCTTCTTCTCGAACAGAATACCCTAAAACAGActagaaggaaaaagaataaacaATTAAAGCTTTCCCTCAAAAAAATCAACAAATTAAGGAATTATTCATAGTTACATACCATCAGTATCTATGAAAAATAAGCCCATTAAAAACTAAAGGTT
The sequence above is drawn from the Panicum hallii strain FIL2 chromosome 7, PHallii_v3.1, whole genome shotgun sequence genome and encodes:
- the LOC112900452 gene encoding flavonol 3-O-glucosyltransferase UGT89B1-like; protein product: MEAAAAPTPAPHVLVIPFPAQGHARPLLDFAALLAARGLRLTVVTTPANLPLLSPLLAAQPAAVRPLTLPFPSHPSLPPGLENTKGCAPEAFPIFMHALASLREPILAWARSQPDPVVAVIADFFCGWAQPLARELGAAGVVFTPSGVLGTAFPHSLFRRLVRRPAGCGDEFNVTFPAIPGEPAFQWREISMMYKWFLECGIEDKVRESVRQNFLWNLQESWVFVSNTLRALEGRYLDAPLEDMGFKPIFAVGPVAPETDPAGTRGGEAAVAAANLSAWLDAFPEGSVVYVCFGSQALLTPAVGAALAEALERSAVPFVWVVSAGNSGGVPEGFEARAAAARRGLVVRGWAPQVATLRHAAVGWFMTHCGWNSVLEAVAAGVPMLAWPMTADQFANARLLVDEVRVALRACAGGFGVAPDPGELAAVLADAIGEKGGDVRGRAKELAAEAARAVKEGGSSYADLEGLVQEIRKLC
- the LOC112899978 gene encoding protein COFACTOR ASSEMBLY OF COMPLEX C SUBUNIT B CCB4, chloroplastic isoform X1, whose product is MELSRGIVSAPLPQPALRTAPAPRLGRRHPFGAFSPPLPLSHVREQGCFISRALRPPQEWVEGWVRSNDTLVRGLPILVGGASLVAVLLNRAVSGIAAVADASSSQSRADILTLALSVTDILAGLVWLSIRPKSISPVVPRGVECKRVGPGVSSYALHELLWTWDSLTTATCCKSLVVVYGGNCILQIGVAAGSPEDGNAITVDTQKFIQGSLYKSAMESKKQSYLANLALYPGRSELPFLPANTQALILQPVGDKGIAIVGGDTIRGFTSIDQAWIAMIADKLDATLSKSYNS
- the LOC112899978 gene encoding uncharacterized protein LOC112899978 isoform X2 — its product is MELSRGIVSAPLPQPALRTAPAPRLGRRHPFGAFSPPLPLSHVREQGCFISRALRPPQEWVEGWVRSNDTLVRGLPILVGGASLVAVLLNRAVSGIAAVADASRWFLEVSNANELVLVCQVMLFTNYFGHGIPSLLQLVANHWLLCMEVIAFFKSVLLRDLQKMKFHGNLLAESYLANLALYPGRSELPFLPANTQALILQPVGDKGIAIVGGDTIRGFTSIDQAWIAMIADKLDATLSKSYNS
- the LOC112899978 gene encoding protein COFACTOR ASSEMBLY OF COMPLEX C SUBUNIT B CCB4, chloroplastic isoform X3, whose amino-acid sequence is MELSRGIVSAPLPQPALRTAPAPRLGRRHPFGAFSPPLPLSHVREQGCFISRALRPPQEWVEGWVRSNDTLVRGLPILVGGASLVAVLLNRAVSGIAAVADASRWFLEVSNANELVLVCQVMLFTNYFGNCILQIGVAAGSPEDGNAITVDTQKFIQGSLYKSAMESKKQSYLANLALYPGRSELPFLPANTQALILQPVGDKGIAIVGGDTIRGFTSIDQAWIAMIADKLDATLSKSYNS